One window of Athalia rosae chromosome 4, iyAthRosa1.1, whole genome shotgun sequence genomic DNA carries:
- the LOC105684262 gene encoding ATP-dependent RNA helicase DHX30-like isoform X2 — protein sequence MYRRLKGKKSLTQTEYDDINGQFEVFEPELNHTIQVPKSGLDSSQTRTFEDHDDPFAADDFLNTMDHSSAKTEMKIGRKHSQRKSQNVGAAEMSNTPTSVTFNHEKMEKQYPDARQVLNKVCTIVSTELKNEKYMINASYEKIDHKKNSYWQCTYNMLWPNEMNISATGKNKSAAANVAALKCLHYLQSIGKLRNGIPILYNPEQVSEILNKSEIIRIEPKVVASINALLQNYNQHIAPILAPTNSITGLNEIDERIIGVKDNPEDIHGGNLLPPINEMALSSHRLHDPLRETPLKKYSPDILNQRNVDLFQSLESQRFERKTKLPIIDYREDILSQLDDERVLLIKGEPGCGKSTQVPQFILDDFIKKGNGTGCNIIITQPRRISAISLAKRVAQERDEELGKSIGYQVRLQNVLPDGPSGGILFCSSGILLRKMQHNPNLLGCSHVVLDEAHERDLNTDVLLVLLSRALKKNPDLKLIIMSATLNAELFERYFNCNTISIPGFTYPVKMHFLEDILRLRISGINNSSMSIPNPVVNSEEMAHLIEWISYNKPPGAILCFLPGWSEILRMKRILEETLPQKSHIILPVHSRLPYSQQSLIFNRTDGVRKIILATNIAETSITIDDVVYVVDSCAHKEVRLQEDSGMSSIDNQWVSQGNINQRKGRAGRVQPGESFHFITKDKYESLDEFPTPEIMRAELQKAVLDCKTYTSEKVAEFFSEMPEPPRMSAVQLAVDELKDLGALDENEDLTALGKRISLFSIDPRLSKVMVYSVIFQCVSPIVTLASFLASDFEIFSDRLYDKGPIRKIKQNFQPASDHLALSWLYEQWNSYATRNPRKGIQFCNDAQIESNKMMLLKKLRSLYGEHLSQCRMLRPHDPWDDLNSSINNYARHDEFVQGVLLAGLDRVLHKKNAELKNGRLKTVQNVMQMQDGRRATLTPDSVNYNRRKWPSRYLTYQRHVHSSERRTTLIRESSLVSPLTVLLFCEGDITQYNQQKNGIETNNVVLTFQKKKNVKLILDSETAQVLLQLKKVLQNVIRYYIENQGLAENHAHTREIEIFKRNLIALMSNMLVDSDEEISYFEDENDLNVAKD from the exons ATGTACAGAAGATTAAAAGGCAAAAAGTCATTGACACAAACTGAATATGATGACATTAATGGTcaatttgaagtttttgaaccTGAACTGAACCATACTATTCAAGTACCCAAAAGTGGTTTAGATTCAAGTCAAACTAGGACATTTGAAGACCATGATGACCCATTTGCTGCTGATGATTTTCTTAACACAATGGACCATTCATCTGCAAAGACTGAAATGAAGATTGGACGAAAGCACTCACAAAGAAAGTCTCAAAATGTGGGTGCTGCAGAAATGTCAAATACTCCAACCAGTGTTACATTTAATCATGAAA aaatggaaaaacaataTCCTGATGCTAGACAAGTCTTGAATAAAGTTTGTACCATTGTTAGCacagaattaaaaaatgagaagtaCATGATCAACGCGAGTTACGAAAAGATTGATCATAAGAAAAACTCCTATTGGCAATGCACCTACAATATGCTATGGCCAAACGAAATGAATATCTCAGCTActgggaaaaataaatctgcTGCTGCTAATGTAGCTGCTCTCAAATGTTTACATTATCTACAAAGTATTGGTAAACTGCGAAATGGAATACCAATACTTTACAACCCAGAGCAAGTTAGCGAAATCCTGAATAAATCAGAAATAATACGAATTGAACCCAAAGTGGTTGCTAGTATAAATGCACTTCTGCAGAATTATAATCAG CATATAGCGCCAATACTAGCTCCAACTAATTCAATAACTGGACTAAATGAAATAGATGAAAGAATCATTGGAGTAAAAGATAATCCTGAAGATATCCATGGTGGAAATCTATTACCACCAATAAATGAAATGGCGTTGTCATCACATCGTTTACATGATCCACTCCGAGAAACACCTTTAAAGAAGTATAGCCCAGATATTTTGAATCAGCGGAATGTGGATCTGTTTCAGAGTCTCGAAAGCCAGCGATTCGAGAGGAAAACTAAACTGCCTATCATTGATTACAG GGAGGATATCCTAAGCCAATTAGATGATGAACGTGTCTTGTTGATCAAAGGTGAACCAGGATGTGGAAAAAGTACGCAGGTTCCACAATTTATACTGGacgattttattaaaaaaggaaatggaacAGGCTGCAACATAATTATCACCCAACCACGTAGAATCTCTGCAATCTCCTTAGCCAAACGGGTGGCTCAAGAGAGAGATGAAGAGCTAGGAAAATCGATTGGTTACCAAGTTAGATTGCAGAATGTTTTACCAGATGGTCCCAGTGGTGGAATACTGTTCTGCTCTTCGGGAATACTTTTACGAAAAATGCAACATAATCCCAATTTGCTTGGTTGTTCACACGTCGTTCTGGATGAAGCTCACGAACGGGATTTGAATACAGATGTACTGCTGGTCCTACTGTCTAGAGCccttaaaaaaaatccagaccTAAAACTTATCATAATGTCTGCCACACTAAACGCAGAATTGTTTGAACGTTATTTTAACTGCAACACAATAAGCATACCTGGTTTCACATATCCAGTAAAAATGCACTTTTTGGAGGACATTTTACGACTTCGCATCAGCGGCATAAATAATTCATCTATGTCCATACCGAATCCTGTTGTGAACTCTGAAGAAATGGCACATTTAATCGAATGGATTTCGTACAATAAACCACCGGGGGCTATATTGTGTTTCTTGCCAGGGTGGTCTGAAATATTGAGAATGAAACGAATTTTGGAAGAAACCTTACCCCAGAAATCTCACATAATCTTACCTGTGCACTCGCGATTGCCCTACTCGCAACAGAGTTTGATTTTCAATAGAACAGATGGAGTCAGAAAGATAATACTTGCGACAAATATTGCTGAAACTAGTATAACTATAGACGATGTCGTATATGTTGTGGACTCTTGCGCGCACAAAGAAGTCAGGCTGCAAGAAGATTCTGGTATGTCTAGTATCGACAACCAATGGGTTTCTCAGGGTAATATAAACCAAAG aaAAGGGAGAGCTGGTCGAGTACAGCCCGGTGAAAGTTTCCATTTCATTACCAAGGACAAATATGAATCGCTTGACGAGTTTCCAACTCCAGAAATTATGCGAGCTGAACTTCAGAAAGCTGTTCTAGACTGCAAAACTTACACATCTGAGAAAgtggcggaatttttttcagagatgCCTGAACCACCCAGAATGTCAGCTGTGCAGCTCGCTGTTGATGAATTGAAAGATCTCGGTGCCCTAGACGAAAATGAGGATTTGACAGCACTAGGAAAAcgaatatcattattttccataGATCCAAGACTGAGTAAAGTAATGGTTTACTCAGTAATCTTCCA ATGTGTCAGTCCGATCGTCACGCTCGCATCGTTTCTGGCTTCAGATTTTGAGATATTTTCTGACAGACTGTACGACAAAGGAccaataagaaaaataaaacaaaattttcaacctgcGAGCGATCATCTGGCCCTTTCATGGCTCTATGAGCAGTGGAACTCATATGCTACTCGGAACCCGAGAAAAGGTATCCAGTTTTGTAACGATGCACAGATTGAATCCAATAAAATGATGCTACTAAAGA AACTGAGGAGCTTATACGGTGAACATTTATCTCAGTGTCGTATGCTGAGACCCCATGATCCTTGGGATGATCTCAATtcgtcgataaataattacgcTCGCCACGACGAGTTTGTACAAGGCGTTCTCCTAGCTGGACTAGATAGAGTACTGCACAAGAAAAATGCTGAGCTTAAAAACGGAAGACTTAAGACTGTTCAAAATGTTATGCAGATGCA AGATGGCCGCAGAGCTACCCTGACACCCGATAGTGTAAATTATAACAGACGAAAGTGGCCAAGTCGGTATCTCACCTACCAGCGTCACGTCCACAGTTCAGAAAGACGAACCACCCTGATCCGAGAAAGCAGTCTTGTCAGCCCTCTGACGGTACTGTTATTTTGTGAGGGAGATATTACACAATATAAC CAACAGAAAAACGGAATTGAAACAAACAATGTTGTTCTGACAttccagaagaaaaagaatgtcAAGCTGATTCTTGATTCGGA AACTGCCCAGGTCTTGCTGCAGCTCAAAAAAGTATTGCAGAATGTTATTCGCTACTACATTGAAAATCAAGGCTTGGCTGAAAATCATGCACATACAAGAGAAATTGAGATCTTCAAAAGAAATCTAATCGCATTAATGAGCAATATGTTGGTCGACTCTGATGAGGAGATTAGTTATTTCGAAGACGAAAATGATTTGAACGTTGCGAAAGATTAG
- the LOC105684262 gene encoding ATP-dependent DNA/RNA helicase DHX36-like isoform X1 encodes MLSIARDTLKKSRNVSLYTKSFSYTPSLSTRFKKPSNESENQEPLVLRENNQLNDHTTTADVRELEFPLQNSSEASHHQVICSDQNSSNLSSNPSVDLPSLQSLDCRCIPIAEHETVLPKMMHYLKPIHRDRIHPSLKDCVVFSNSIVNTIRKFDRHKQCGLHQKDIQGTDLLLIKTKNSPLITRSSGLHTTAVSSIFTTTPSRVSLSSRMYRRLKGKKSLTQTEYDDINGQFEVFEPELNHTIQVPKSGLDSSQTRTFEDHDDPFAADDFLNTMDHSSAKTEMKIGRKHSQRKSQNVGAAEMSNTPTSVTFNHEKMEKQYPDARQVLNKVCTIVSTELKNEKYMINASYEKIDHKKNSYWQCTYNMLWPNEMNISATGKNKSAAANVAALKCLHYLQSIGKLRNGIPILYNPEQVSEILNKSEIIRIEPKVVASINALLQNYNQHIAPILAPTNSITGLNEIDERIIGVKDNPEDIHGGNLLPPINEMALSSHRLHDPLRETPLKKYSPDILNQRNVDLFQSLESQRFERKTKLPIIDYREDILSQLDDERVLLIKGEPGCGKSTQVPQFILDDFIKKGNGTGCNIIITQPRRISAISLAKRVAQERDEELGKSIGYQVRLQNVLPDGPSGGILFCSSGILLRKMQHNPNLLGCSHVVLDEAHERDLNTDVLLVLLSRALKKNPDLKLIIMSATLNAELFERYFNCNTISIPGFTYPVKMHFLEDILRLRISGINNSSMSIPNPVVNSEEMAHLIEWISYNKPPGAILCFLPGWSEILRMKRILEETLPQKSHIILPVHSRLPYSQQSLIFNRTDGVRKIILATNIAETSITIDDVVYVVDSCAHKEVRLQEDSGMSSIDNQWVSQGNINQRKGRAGRVQPGESFHFITKDKYESLDEFPTPEIMRAELQKAVLDCKTYTSEKVAEFFSEMPEPPRMSAVQLAVDELKDLGALDENEDLTALGKRISLFSIDPRLSKVMVYSVIFQCVSPIVTLASFLASDFEIFSDRLYDKGPIRKIKQNFQPASDHLALSWLYEQWNSYATRNPRKGIQFCNDAQIESNKMMLLKKLRSLYGEHLSQCRMLRPHDPWDDLNSSINNYARHDEFVQGVLLAGLDRVLHKKNAELKNGRLKTVQNVMQMQDGRRATLTPDSVNYNRRKWPSRYLTYQRHVHSSERRTTLIRESSLVSPLTVLLFCEGDITQYNQQKNGIETNNVVLTFQKKKNVKLILDSETAQVLLQLKKVLQNVIRYYIENQGLAENHAHTREIEIFKRNLIALMSNMLVDSDEEISYFEDENDLNVAKD; translated from the exons ATGTTGTCAATTGCAAGAGATACATTAAAAAAGTCCAGGAATGTTTCTTTGTACACAAAATCGTTCAGTTATACTCCTTCACTTAGTACGAGATTCAAAAAACCCAGCAATGAATCCGAAAATCAAGAACCCCTTGTGTTACGCG AAAACAATCAGTTGAATGATCACACCACAACTGCTGACGTGAGAGAACTAGAATTTCCATTACAAAACTCATCAGAGGCATCACATCATCAAGTGATATGCAGTGAccaaaattcttcaaatctaagttcaaatccctctgttGATCTGCCCAGTCTGCAAAG CCTAGATTGTAGATGTATACCAATTGCAGAGCATGAAACTGTGCTACCCAAGATGATGCACTATCTCAAACCCATACATCGGGATAGGATCCATCCCAGTTTGAAGGATTGCGTAGTATTTTCGAATTCAATAGTGAACACAATCAGAAAGTTTGATCGACACAAACAATGTGGGTTACATCAAAAGGACATTCAAGGCACAGATCTATTATTGATTAAAACTAAAAACAGTCCTCTGATAACACGTTCTAGCGGATTACACACCACGGCtgtatcatcaatttttacaacTACACCAAGTAGGGTATCTCTGAGTAGTAGAATGTACAGAAGATTAAAAGGCAAAAAGTCATTGACACAAACTGAATATGATGACATTAATGGTcaatttgaagtttttgaaccTGAACTGAACCATACTATTCAAGTACCCAAAAGTGGTTTAGATTCAAGTCAAACTAGGACATTTGAAGACCATGATGACCCATTTGCTGCTGATGATTTTCTTAACACAATGGACCATTCATCTGCAAAGACTGAAATGAAGATTGGACGAAAGCACTCACAAAGAAAGTCTCAAAATGTGGGTGCTGCAGAAATGTCAAATACTCCAACCAGTGTTACATTTAATCATGAAA aaatggaaaaacaataTCCTGATGCTAGACAAGTCTTGAATAAAGTTTGTACCATTGTTAGCacagaattaaaaaatgagaagtaCATGATCAACGCGAGTTACGAAAAGATTGATCATAAGAAAAACTCCTATTGGCAATGCACCTACAATATGCTATGGCCAAACGAAATGAATATCTCAGCTActgggaaaaataaatctgcTGCTGCTAATGTAGCTGCTCTCAAATGTTTACATTATCTACAAAGTATTGGTAAACTGCGAAATGGAATACCAATACTTTACAACCCAGAGCAAGTTAGCGAAATCCTGAATAAATCAGAAATAATACGAATTGAACCCAAAGTGGTTGCTAGTATAAATGCACTTCTGCAGAATTATAATCAG CATATAGCGCCAATACTAGCTCCAACTAATTCAATAACTGGACTAAATGAAATAGATGAAAGAATCATTGGAGTAAAAGATAATCCTGAAGATATCCATGGTGGAAATCTATTACCACCAATAAATGAAATGGCGTTGTCATCACATCGTTTACATGATCCACTCCGAGAAACACCTTTAAAGAAGTATAGCCCAGATATTTTGAATCAGCGGAATGTGGATCTGTTTCAGAGTCTCGAAAGCCAGCGATTCGAGAGGAAAACTAAACTGCCTATCATTGATTACAG GGAGGATATCCTAAGCCAATTAGATGATGAACGTGTCTTGTTGATCAAAGGTGAACCAGGATGTGGAAAAAGTACGCAGGTTCCACAATTTATACTGGacgattttattaaaaaaggaaatggaacAGGCTGCAACATAATTATCACCCAACCACGTAGAATCTCTGCAATCTCCTTAGCCAAACGGGTGGCTCAAGAGAGAGATGAAGAGCTAGGAAAATCGATTGGTTACCAAGTTAGATTGCAGAATGTTTTACCAGATGGTCCCAGTGGTGGAATACTGTTCTGCTCTTCGGGAATACTTTTACGAAAAATGCAACATAATCCCAATTTGCTTGGTTGTTCACACGTCGTTCTGGATGAAGCTCACGAACGGGATTTGAATACAGATGTACTGCTGGTCCTACTGTCTAGAGCccttaaaaaaaatccagaccTAAAACTTATCATAATGTCTGCCACACTAAACGCAGAATTGTTTGAACGTTATTTTAACTGCAACACAATAAGCATACCTGGTTTCACATATCCAGTAAAAATGCACTTTTTGGAGGACATTTTACGACTTCGCATCAGCGGCATAAATAATTCATCTATGTCCATACCGAATCCTGTTGTGAACTCTGAAGAAATGGCACATTTAATCGAATGGATTTCGTACAATAAACCACCGGGGGCTATATTGTGTTTCTTGCCAGGGTGGTCTGAAATATTGAGAATGAAACGAATTTTGGAAGAAACCTTACCCCAGAAATCTCACATAATCTTACCTGTGCACTCGCGATTGCCCTACTCGCAACAGAGTTTGATTTTCAATAGAACAGATGGAGTCAGAAAGATAATACTTGCGACAAATATTGCTGAAACTAGTATAACTATAGACGATGTCGTATATGTTGTGGACTCTTGCGCGCACAAAGAAGTCAGGCTGCAAGAAGATTCTGGTATGTCTAGTATCGACAACCAATGGGTTTCTCAGGGTAATATAAACCAAAG aaAAGGGAGAGCTGGTCGAGTACAGCCCGGTGAAAGTTTCCATTTCATTACCAAGGACAAATATGAATCGCTTGACGAGTTTCCAACTCCAGAAATTATGCGAGCTGAACTTCAGAAAGCTGTTCTAGACTGCAAAACTTACACATCTGAGAAAgtggcggaatttttttcagagatgCCTGAACCACCCAGAATGTCAGCTGTGCAGCTCGCTGTTGATGAATTGAAAGATCTCGGTGCCCTAGACGAAAATGAGGATTTGACAGCACTAGGAAAAcgaatatcattattttccataGATCCAAGACTGAGTAAAGTAATGGTTTACTCAGTAATCTTCCA ATGTGTCAGTCCGATCGTCACGCTCGCATCGTTTCTGGCTTCAGATTTTGAGATATTTTCTGACAGACTGTACGACAAAGGAccaataagaaaaataaaacaaaattttcaacctgcGAGCGATCATCTGGCCCTTTCATGGCTCTATGAGCAGTGGAACTCATATGCTACTCGGAACCCGAGAAAAGGTATCCAGTTTTGTAACGATGCACAGATTGAATCCAATAAAATGATGCTACTAAAGA AACTGAGGAGCTTATACGGTGAACATTTATCTCAGTGTCGTATGCTGAGACCCCATGATCCTTGGGATGATCTCAATtcgtcgataaataattacgcTCGCCACGACGAGTTTGTACAAGGCGTTCTCCTAGCTGGACTAGATAGAGTACTGCACAAGAAAAATGCTGAGCTTAAAAACGGAAGACTTAAGACTGTTCAAAATGTTATGCAGATGCA AGATGGCCGCAGAGCTACCCTGACACCCGATAGTGTAAATTATAACAGACGAAAGTGGCCAAGTCGGTATCTCACCTACCAGCGTCACGTCCACAGTTCAGAAAGACGAACCACCCTGATCCGAGAAAGCAGTCTTGTCAGCCCTCTGACGGTACTGTTATTTTGTGAGGGAGATATTACACAATATAAC CAACAGAAAAACGGAATTGAAACAAACAATGTTGTTCTGACAttccagaagaaaaagaatgtcAAGCTGATTCTTGATTCGGA AACTGCCCAGGTCTTGCTGCAGCTCAAAAAAGTATTGCAGAATGTTATTCGCTACTACATTGAAAATCAAGGCTTGGCTGAAAATCATGCACATACAAGAGAAATTGAGATCTTCAAAAGAAATCTAATCGCATTAATGAGCAATATGTTGGTCGACTCTGATGAGGAGATTAGTTATTTCGAAGACGAAAATGATTTGAACGTTGCGAAAGATTAG